The Acidobacteriota bacterium genome includes a window with the following:
- a CDS encoding restriction endonuclease subunit S, translating to MAGEWIDTTIGEQATLQRGIDITKAEQVLGTVPVISSGGVSSYHDTAAASGPGVILGRKGVVGSVYFVPSDYWPHDTTLWVKDFHGNDRRFVYYFFRWMAPRIAGMDVGSANPTLNRNHLHPIEIRWPPLPEQHAIAHILGTLDDKIELNRRMNETLEAMARALFKSWFVDFDPVRAKAEGRDPGLPKPLADLFPDSLEQSELGQIPKGWEVKPFADMVEIIGGGTPKTSAPEYWKGEIPWFSVADAPKRADVWVVDTEKTITREGVENSSTRILPVGATIISARGTVGRIALVGVPMAMNQSCYGLQGKRDRRGFCTYFATSDLVASLQQHAHGSVFDTITRDTLAGVSVAVPSAELVEAFDTRVGPSMERIRAGLFESRTLAAVRDTLLPKLISGELPVKDAERFVTNAASFGASEPC from the coding sequence ACACGACTATCGGCGAGCAAGCGACCCTTCAACGAGGAATCGACATTACGAAAGCTGAGCAGGTCCTGGGAACCGTGCCCGTGATCTCATCGGGCGGCGTATCGAGCTACCACGATACGGCGGCTGCATCTGGGCCAGGGGTCATACTTGGACGCAAGGGAGTGGTCGGAAGCGTCTACTTCGTTCCCTCCGACTACTGGCCACACGACACCACGCTGTGGGTGAAGGACTTCCATGGCAATGATCGTCGCTTCGTCTACTACTTCTTTAGGTGGATGGCTCCCCGGATTGCGGGGATGGATGTCGGCTCGGCGAATCCGACTCTCAATCGAAACCACCTCCACCCGATCGAAATTCGTTGGCCCCCCCTTCCCGAGCAGCACGCCATCGCCCACATCCTCGGCACGCTGGACGACAAGATCGAGCTGAACCGGCGGATGAACGAGACGCTGGAGGCGATGGCGCGGGCGCTCTTCAAGTCGTGGTTTGTGGACTTCGACCCCGTCCGCGCCAAGGCCGAAGGTCGCGACCCCGGTTTGCCCAAGCCCCTCGCCGACCTGTTCCCAGATTCCTTGGAGCAGTCGGAGTTGGGGCAGATTCCGAAGGGGTGGGAGGTGAAGCCCTTCGCGGATATGGTCGAAATCATCGGCGGCGGTACGCCGAAGACCTCAGCGCCCGAATACTGGAAGGGCGAGATCCCTTGGTTCTCGGTGGCGGATGCTCCGAAACGTGCAGATGTGTGGGTCGTGGATACCGAGAAGACGATCACCCGAGAAGGAGTCGAGAACTCATCAACCCGGATTCTCCCAGTCGGTGCGACGATCATCTCCGCCCGGGGTACGGTTGGCCGAATTGCTCTCGTAGGCGTGCCTATGGCCATGAACCAGTCGTGCTATGGCCTTCAGGGCAAGCGGGATAGGCGCGGGTTCTGCACGTACTTCGCGACGAGCGATTTGGTGGCGAGCCTGCAGCAGCACGCACATGGCTCGGTGTTCGATACAATCACACGTGATACTCTCGCTGGCGTATCGGTTGCGGTGCCTTCAGCCGAGCTGGTCGAGGCGTTCGACACCCGTGTTGGCCCGAGTATGGAGCGGATCCGGGCCGGACTGTTTGAATCCCGGACCCTCGCCGCGGTGCGCGACACGTTGCTGCCGAAGCTCATCTCAGGCGAATTGCCGGTAAAGGACGCGGAGCGATTCGTGACGAACGCGGCGTCATTCGGCGCCTCAGAGCCATGTTGA